In a single window of the Nicotiana tomentosiformis chromosome 8, ASM39032v3, whole genome shotgun sequence genome:
- the LOC104096073 gene encoding histidine decarboxylase-like, translating to MGSLSFEKDFEVSAITPPSLFPNGDNKRQKLEPPGPRKNLQLAVTEPGFGSDGPSLDSILVNYLDTLTQRVNFHIGYPVNICYHHYATLAPLLQFHLNNCGDPFIDNTVDFHSKDFEMAVLDWFANLWEIEKDQYWGYVTNGGTEGNLHGILLGRELLPDGILYASKDSHYSVFKAARMYRMDSETINTSVNGEMDYSDLRTKLLQNKDKPAIINVTIGTTFKGAVDDLDIILQTLKDCGYSQDMFYIHCDAALCGLIVPFINNMISFKKPIGSVTISGHKFLGCPMPCGVQITRKSYINNLSRNVEYIASVDATISGSRNGLTPIFLWYSLSAKGQIGLQKDVKRCLDNAIYLKDRLQQAGISVMLNELSIIVVLERPRDHEFVRRWQLSCMKDMAHVIVMPDITRETLDNFVNDLVQQRKLWYQHGRVTTPCIADDIGAQNCSCSYHKIDYIIS from the exons AATCTGCAACTTGCTGTGACGGAGCCAGGCTTCGGAAGTGACGGCCCTTCCTTGGACTCTATCTTGGTCAATTATTTAGACACACTTACTCAGCGAGTCAATTTTCATATAG GTTATCCGGTGAACATTTGTTACCATCATTATGCCACTTTAGCACCACTTTTGCAATTCCACCTTAATAATTGTGGTGACCCTTTCATTGACAACACTGTGGATTTCCATTCAAAAGACTTTGAAATGGCAGTTTTGGATTGGTTTGCTAATCTATGGGAAATTGAGAAAGATCAATATTGGGGCTATGTTACCAATGGTGGCACTGAAGGCAATCTCCATGGCATTTTATTAGG GAGAGAGCTACTTCCTGATGGAATATTATACGCGTCAAAAGACTCTCACTATTCGGTATTCAAAGCTGCAAGAATGTACAGAATGGATTCGGAAACGATCAACACATCAGTAAATGGGGAGATGGATTATTCAGATCTAAGAACAAAGTTGCTTCAAAATAAGGACAAACCAGCAATTATAAATGTTACGATTG GAACTACCTTCAAAGGAGCTGTTGATGACCTAGATATTATTCTTCAAACACTCAAAGATTGTGGCTATTCACAAGATATGTTTTACATCCATTGTGATGCAGCATTATGTGGGCTTATTGTCCCATTTATAAACAAT ATGATAAGCTTCAAAAAGCCAATTGGAAGCGTGACGATTTCTGGTCACAAGTTCTTGGGATGTCCAATGCCTTGTGGTGTCCAAATAACAAGAAAGAGCTATATCAATAACCTCTCAAGAAATGTGGAGTACATCGCATCTGTAGATGCCACAATTTCTGGAAGTCGTAACGGTTTAACTCCAATTTTCCTGTGGTATAGTTTGAGCGCTAAAGGTCAAATTGGCctacaaaaagatgttaaaagaTGCCTCGACAATGCCATATATTTGAAAGATCGTCTTCAGCAAGCAGGGATAAGTGTCATGCTAAATGAACTTAGCATCATAGTTGTACTTGAGAGGCCTCGTGACCATGAATTTGTCCGTCGTTGGCAACTTTCATGCATGAAAGATATGGCACATGTTATTGTAATGCCAGATATCACCAGGGAAACACTGGACAATTTCGTCAATGATCTAGTGCAACAAAGAAAATTGTGGTACCAACATGGAAGAGTTACAACCCCCTGTATTGCAGATGATATTGGTGCTCAAAATTGCTCATGCTCTTATCATAAAATTGACTACATTATTTCTTAA